The genomic stretch ACGAATTGCAAACTGCTCGTACCATTTACATAGTTGTTTTTTCACTTCGCCCTGAAAGCAAGCCATGATCCAATCATCCACTGAATCGAACCAGCAAACCCCGCAAGAGCGGGCGAAAGAGCGCGTCGCCCAGTTAGGACCCCAGATACAGGAGTGGATCGAACAGAGCAATCATACGGACATCCTCGGACATTACGATGAAATGGTAGCATTGGCTTTCCAAAGCGAAGACAATTCCTTGATTGCCAAAGTGTTCAATATATACGGTTCCTACTTCTGGCGGGTAGGAGAGGCGGATCGCGCGTTTTCCTGTATGCAAAAGGCGTTGGTCGCGGCACGGAATGGCGAAAGCCATGTCCAAATCGGATCGGTGTTAAACAACATTGGCAATGTTTTTCGGGTACGGGGTTTCTTTGAAGAGGCAATCGAGAACTTCGAAATGGCAAGTAAGGAGTTTCGATTAACGGACGATATCCGGGGATTAGCCTACACCCAAGGGAACATCGCCGCCGCTTACATCGAAACGGAACAGCATGCCCTGGCGGAACCATATATCCTCGAAGCGATCCGATTGTTTCGTGAAGCGGGTGATAAACAAGGAGAGGCGAATTTCCTCGGTGATTACGCGAAAATCCAGTTACAGCTTAAACAAATCGATCAAGCGGTGGCATCGGCGGAGCGGGCTATATCGCTGGTCGACCAAACGAAGGACCCCCATACGTACGGAACGTTACTCAATTCACTTGGTTTGATGTATGCAGGAGCGAATCGAAAGGCAGATGCCAAAGCTGTGCTGGAGCAGGCGTTACAAATGCACCGTTTAACGCATAATCTTCGTTTCGTTGGAGTAACATTAACAAATTTGGGGTATCTAGTGCGTGAGATGGGCGATACCGAGTTGGCAATCCAATACTATCGGGAAGCAGCGGCGATTCAACATGAAATTTCCGATGTCCGCGGTGAGACAATCTCCTACTCGAATATTGCAAGTGTCAATTTCAGTCAGCGGAATTGGGAAGAGTGCCTCGTCGTAATAAAAAAAGCGTTAGCTTCGATGCCTTCCCACAAAGACCCAAAACTGTTGTTCGAAATGTTGATGTTACAGGCGGAAGTGTACCGGAGAATGGGTGATTTGGTAGAGGCTTACGCTGTTTGTGAATCGGCGGAAGACTTCGCACGGGAACAGGGAAAGGATGCTTTGGGAATCCCGATTTGTTTCAAAGCGTTGCTCTCTATCGAACATGGCGACCTTGCCGCTGCCGAGGAATGGTTTGCGAAAGCCAGTAAAGTGGTTTCGCCGGAAACACCGGAAGCGTATGCAATGTATTGGATCGTTCGCACTATGTACTGGTACACGATTGCAACCCATATCGGAGCCGTTGTAACAAAACCGGAGAGCGACTCAACCCGTCCAACAACACCGCTACCCGCCTTGGACCAAGGGGAAGCGATGATTGCCCTCCAGAATGCCTACCGAGAAGAATTGGTGGCATCGGACATCAACGCCAACCGCACCGGCAAAATCCTCATCATGCTCCACAATGAACTGCAAGCGAAACTCACCGAGCTTGGTGTGCAGTAAAAATCCGCGTCACGTAATTTTAACCTGAGTTATCTGAGGGTAGGGGCGGACTCCCATGTCCGCCCACACTGTAAACAGACTCCCACGTCCACCTGCCTGAATAATCGTGAGTTTTGCAATTCCACTTCTATAAGTGGAACAAATATCCAACGGAAATAAAGACTAAGCTCGTATGTTGGTGGATTGTATACTTATTACCAGTATAGCTTTCCAACTTGAATTCGGGATTTCCGTAACAATACTTCAATCCCAAGTCTAATCTATTCTTGTAAATGATGTTTCCACCAAAACCATAAGCTACAGAAGAACCTGATCCAGAGCTTTGCGTATAGATTAAAGTTGATGTTTCCGCTTTGATCTCTGGAGTAGCGGCGCGCATGATTCCAAGTAAAATCTCACCATGTGCAGCAAGATTATCACTAATTTTGAAAGAACGCCCCCCTTTTGCCATAAGTAGTAAATGACTCCAATAATCTACAGTAACCTTTGCACCGGGTAAATCCTTTTCAATTGGAGATTTATCAACAGCATTTGAGCCAAGATTAATAAGTAGACCCCAATACAGATTCTCTTTCCAAGGATTTGTATAATCCAATCCAATATCTACACCAGTTAAAGCC from bacterium encodes the following:
- a CDS encoding tetratricopeptide repeat protein; its protein translation is MIQSSTESNQQTPQERAKERVAQLGPQIQEWIEQSNHTDILGHYDEMVALAFQSEDNSLIAKVFNIYGSYFWRVGEADRAFSCMQKALVAARNGESHVQIGSVLNNIGNVFRVRGFFEEAIENFEMASKEFRLTDDIRGLAYTQGNIAAAYIETEQHALAEPYILEAIRLFREAGDKQGEANFLGDYAKIQLQLKQIDQAVASAERAISLVDQTKDPHTYGTLLNSLGLMYAGANRKADAKAVLEQALQMHRLTHNLRFVGVTLTNLGYLVREMGDTELAIQYYREAAAIQHEISDVRGETISYSNIASVNFSQRNWEECLVVIKKALASMPSHKDPKLLFEMLMLQAEVYRRMGDLVEAYAVCESAEDFAREQGKDALGIPICFKALLSIEHGDLAAAEEWFAKASKVVSPETPEAYAMYWIVRTMYWYTIATHIGAVVTKPESDSTRPTTPLPALDQGEAMIALQNAYREELVASDINANRTGKILIMLHNELQAKLTELGVQ
- a CDS encoding outer membrane beta-barrel protein, with the protein product MRILLVLSAMLVFTGIALSEQSTLGVNLSLGIPVGDFASTTNDEAGMALTGVDIGLDYTNPWKENLYWGLLINLGSNAVDKSPIEKDLPGAKVTVDYWSHLLLMAKGGRSFKISDNLAAHGEILLGIMRAATPEIKAETSTLIYTQSSGSGSSVAYGFGGNIIYKNRLDLGLKYCYGNPEFKLESYTGNKYTIHQHTSLVFISVGYLFHL